From the genome of Vibrio porteresiae DSM 19223, one region includes:
- a CDS encoding TatD family hydrolase, whose protein sequence is MIDTHAHIYATEFDADRDEVVKRALEQGVEQILLPNINLESIEPMLATEAAYPNVCRSMMGLHPTDVNADFETTLATMYGWFDRHPFIAVGEIGIDLYWDKTFKHEQEIAFITQLRWAKEKQLPVVIHTRDSMEETITLLAKEQDGTLQGVFHCFGGSVEEAQRINELGFHLGLGGVSTFKNGGMDKVIPHLDMNYVILETDCPYLAPVPHRGKRNEPAYTKLVLERIADLTMSNVCQVDKITTNNAKELFRL, encoded by the coding sequence ATGATTGATACTCACGCCCACATTTATGCGACTGAATTTGATGCTGACCGAGATGAGGTCGTCAAGCGCGCTCTAGAGCAAGGAGTAGAACAAATTCTGCTACCGAATATCAATTTGGAATCCATCGAGCCGATGCTCGCAACCGAAGCGGCCTACCCTAACGTCTGTCGTTCGATGATGGGATTACACCCTACCGACGTTAACGCCGATTTTGAAACCACATTAGCCACCATGTACGGCTGGTTTGATCGCCATCCTTTTATTGCCGTGGGTGAAATTGGTATCGATTTATACTGGGACAAAACATTTAAGCACGAACAAGAAATCGCTTTCATTACCCAACTGCGTTGGGCTAAAGAAAAACAGCTGCCAGTGGTCATTCATACTCGTGATTCGATGGAAGAGACCATTACCCTATTGGCCAAAGAGCAAGATGGTACGCTTCAGGGCGTGTTCCACTGTTTTGGTGGATCGGTCGAAGAAGCACAGCGTATCAATGAGCTTGGTTTCCATTTAGGTTTAGGTGGCGTATCAACCTTTAAAAATGGTGGAATGGATAAAGTGATTCCACACCTAGATATGAATTACGTAATTTTGGAGACAGATTGCCCTTACCTGGCACCCGTGCCTCATCGTGGTAAACGCAATGAGCCGGCTTACACCAAATTGGTACTAGAACGAATTGCAGACCTCACC
- the polA gene encoding DNA polymerase I codes for MASIPDNPLILIDGSSYLYRAFHAYPGTMSNGEIPTNAVYGVVNMVRSMMRQFASDRIAVVFDAKGKTFRDDMYPEYKANRPSMPDELRCQIEPLHKIIRALGLPLICEEGVEADDVIGTLASQASKAGIPVLISTGDKDMAQLVDENVTLINTMTNVVMDREGVIDKFGVPPELIIDYLALMGDKVDNIPGVPGVGEKTATALLQGIGGLDDLYQNLDKIAALGFRGSKTMANKLEENRDNAYLSYKLATIKLDVDMPFTPENLVKETPAKDELIEMYGKMAFKSWLSELLEGGDGTVEADDKSAAGRYNAPEKAAPAVSAAAKIDRSQYQTVLTEADFQVWLDKLKAADEFAFDTETDSLDYMVANLVGLSFAIKEGEAAYVPVAHDYLGAPEQLSRDWVLAQLKPLLENPEQGKIGQNLKYDASVLARYDIHMQGIKHDTMLASYVYNSVGGKHDMDSLALRFLQHSCISFEQIAGKGKSQVTFNQIDLDEAAPYAAEDADVTLRLHHHLQALMENEPDLQKVYREIEVPLVPVLSRIERTGVLIDDMLLGAQSQELAQRLDELELKAYEVAGEKFNLSSPKQLQTILFEKMQLPVVKKTPSGTPSTNEEVLQELALDYPLPAVILEYRGLAKLKSTYTDKLPKMINPTTGRVHTSYHQAVTATGRLSSTDPNLQNIPIRNEEGRRIRQAFVAPHGWKIMAVDYSQIELRIMAHLSGDKALLEAFQQGKDIHAATAAEILGTTIDHVTSEQRRRAKAVNFGLIYGMSAFGLAKQLGIPRGEAQHYMDTYFERYPGVMQYMEDTRSRAAEKGYVETIYGRRLHLPEIQSRNGMRRKAAERAAINAPMQGTAADIIKKAMLLVDEWIEKEGDGRVKLLMQVHDELVFEVKEEALSEIESKVQELMESAADLNVPLVAEVGHGDNWEQAH; via the coding sequence ATGGCCAGCATTCCTGATAACCCACTCATTCTTATCGATGGTTCTTCTTACTTATATCGTGCGTTTCATGCCTATCCCGGCACCATGAGTAATGGTGAGATTCCAACCAATGCGGTTTACGGTGTCGTAAACATGGTTCGCAGTATGATGCGCCAATTTGCATCTGACCGGATTGCGGTTGTCTTCGATGCAAAAGGGAAAACGTTTCGTGATGATATGTATCCAGAATACAAAGCGAACCGCCCATCTATGCCTGATGAATTACGCTGTCAGATTGAGCCGTTACATAAAATTATCCGAGCACTTGGTTTGCCACTGATCTGCGAAGAGGGTGTGGAAGCGGATGATGTGATCGGAACATTAGCGAGCCAAGCTTCTAAAGCCGGCATACCGGTATTGATCAGTACTGGTGATAAAGATATGGCTCAGCTGGTCGACGAGAACGTTACGCTGATCAATACCATGACTAACGTAGTGATGGATCGTGAAGGTGTGATTGATAAGTTTGGCGTCCCACCTGAGTTGATCATCGATTATTTAGCCTTGATGGGTGATAAAGTCGATAACATTCCTGGTGTTCCGGGTGTGGGTGAAAAGACAGCAACTGCACTTTTACAAGGCATTGGCGGTCTGGATGATCTTTATCAGAATTTGGACAAAATTGCGGCTCTTGGTTTCCGTGGCTCCAAAACCATGGCGAATAAGCTGGAAGAAAACCGAGATAATGCCTATTTGTCTTACAAACTAGCGACGATTAAGTTGGACGTCGATATGCCGTTTACTCCTGAGAATCTTGTAAAAGAGACTCCAGCGAAAGATGAGCTGATTGAAATGTACGGCAAAATGGCATTTAAATCGTGGCTGTCTGAGTTGTTAGAAGGTGGTGATGGTACCGTTGAAGCGGATGATAAATCGGCTGCAGGACGTTACAACGCTCCAGAAAAGGCAGCGCCAGCGGTTTCTGCGGCAGCCAAAATCGATCGTAGCCAATATCAAACAGTACTAACTGAAGCGGATTTTCAAGTTTGGCTGGACAAGTTAAAAGCCGCAGATGAATTTGCCTTTGATACTGAAACCGATAGCCTTGATTACATGGTGGCGAATCTTGTCGGTCTCTCTTTTGCTATCAAGGAAGGGGAAGCCGCTTACGTTCCTGTCGCGCACGATTATCTTGGCGCTCCAGAACAACTGTCGCGTGATTGGGTTCTCGCACAATTAAAGCCACTCTTAGAAAACCCAGAGCAGGGCAAAATTGGGCAAAACTTGAAGTACGATGCTAGCGTGTTGGCGCGTTATGACATTCACATGCAAGGTATCAAGCATGACACTATGTTAGCTTCTTACGTATACAACAGCGTGGGTGGCAAACATGATATGGATAGCCTGGCACTACGTTTCTTGCAGCATAGCTGCATTTCGTTTGAGCAGATCGCAGGTAAAGGCAAATCGCAGGTGACCTTTAATCAAATTGATCTTGATGAAGCAGCGCCTTATGCCGCGGAAGATGCGGATGTGACGTTACGTTTACATCATCACCTGCAAGCGCTTATGGAAAATGAACCGGATCTGCAAAAAGTGTATCGTGAGATCGAAGTTCCATTGGTACCGGTTCTGTCGCGAATTGAGCGCACTGGCGTACTTATCGATGACATGCTGCTAGGAGCACAATCACAAGAGCTGGCGCAACGCTTAGACGAGCTAGAACTTAAAGCTTATGAAGTGGCTGGTGAGAAGTTTAACTTAAGCTCACCAAAGCAATTGCAAACCATTTTGTTTGAAAAAATGCAGCTACCAGTAGTGAAAAAGACGCCTTCTGGTACCCCTTCAACCAATGAAGAAGTGTTGCAAGAGCTCGCATTAGATTACCCATTACCAGCGGTGATTTTGGAATATCGTGGTTTAGCTAAGCTGAAATCGACTTACACCGATAAACTGCCGAAGATGATTAACCCAACGACTGGACGTGTGCACACTTCCTATCATCAAGCGGTTACAGCAACAGGGCGTTTATCGTCAACCGATCCTAACTTACAGAATATTCCTATTCGTAACGAAGAAGGTCGCCGTATTCGCCAAGCGTTCGTGGCTCCACATGGTTGGAAAATCATGGCTGTCGACTACTCGCAAATTGAGTTGCGTATTATGGCGCATCTTTCAGGCGACAAAGCGTTATTGGAAGCATTCCAACAAGGTAAAGATATTCACGCCGCGACAGCTGCAGAAATCTTGGGTACCACGATTGACCATGTTACCAGCGAACAGCGTCGTCGCGCTAAAGCGGTTAACTTTGGTCTGATTTATGGCATGAGTGCGTTTGGTCTAGCGAAACAACTGGGTATTCCTCGTGGTGAAGCTCAGCATTATATGGATACTTATTTCGAGCGTTACCCAGGTGTAATGCAGTATATGGAAGACACCCGCAGCCGCGCCGCGGAAAAAGGGTATGTTGAAACCATCTACGGCCGCCGCCTACATCTACCGGAAATCCAATCGCGTAATGGTATGCGTCGTAAAGCGGCAGAGCGTGCTGCAATCAACGCTCCAATGCAAGGCACAGCCGCTGACATCATTAAAAAGGCGATGCTCTTGGTGGATGAGTGGATTGAGAAAGAAGGTGATGGTCGTGTGAAATTGCTAATGCAAGTACACGATGAACTGGTTTTCGAAGTCAAAGAGGAAGCTTTGTCCGAAATTGAAAGTAAAGTACAGGAATTGATGGAATCTGCAGCGGATCTCAACGTGCCACTTGTGGCGGAAGTTGGCCATGGTGACAACTGGGAACAAGCTCACTAG
- the yihA gene encoding ribosome biogenesis GTP-binding protein YihA/YsxC, producing MSVKIHYQNTHFITSAPDIRHLPMDVGIEIAFAGRSNAGKSSSLNRLTNQKSLAKTSKTPGRTQLINLFKVAEGCHIVDLPGYGFAQVPLEMKKKWQKSLGEYLQKRENLKGLVVLMDIRHPMKDLDQQLVVWAVECGIPVQVLLTKADKLKSGARKAQVLQVRKDAEAFGGDVKVDAFSSLSGIGVDILRARLDEWYAPMVEQLALAENSDDNQVEFIGDEE from the coding sequence GTGAGCGTTAAAATTCATTATCAAAACACGCATTTCATTACGAGTGCCCCAGACATTCGCCATCTTCCGATGGATGTGGGTATCGAAATTGCGTTTGCTGGACGTTCTAACGCAGGTAAATCAAGCTCTCTTAACCGCTTGACCAATCAAAAGAGCCTAGCAAAAACCAGTAAAACACCGGGTCGTACTCAGCTAATTAACTTATTTAAAGTTGCTGAAGGCTGCCATATCGTCGACTTGCCTGGATACGGTTTCGCCCAAGTACCACTTGAGATGAAGAAAAAGTGGCAAAAATCGCTAGGTGAATACCTGCAAAAACGCGAAAACTTAAAAGGCCTTGTGGTTCTAATGGACATCCGCCATCCAATGAAAGATCTCGATCAGCAATTGGTGGTGTGGGCTGTAGAATGTGGCATTCCAGTTCAAGTACTGCTGACTAAGGCAGACAAACTAAAAAGCGGCGCTCGCAAAGCACAAGTTCTGCAAGTACGTAAAGATGCAGAAGCGTTTGGTGGCGATGTTAAAGTGGATGCGTTCTCATCACTGAGTGGTATCGGTGTGGATATCCTCCGTGCTCGCCTCGATGAATGGTATGCCCCAATGGTTGAACAACTTGCATTGGCCGAGAACAGTGACGATAACCAAGTTGAATTTATTGGCGACGAAGAGTAA
- the hemB gene encoding porphobilinogen synthase, giving the protein MSVSIQGQFPGRRLRRIRKHDFSRRLVAENTLSVGDLIYPVFVLMGTGRREKVDSMPGIERLSIDLLIEEAQYLANLGVPALALFPVVNQDGKSLDAAEAYNPEGLVQRAVRELKAHVPQMGVITDVALDPYTTHGQDGIIDETGYVLNEETTEVLIKQALSHAAAGADVVAPSDMMDGRIGKIREALEEAGHIYTQIMAYSAKYASCYYGPFRDAVGSAGNLKGADKKNYQMDPANSDEALHEVAMDINEGADMVMVKPGMPYLDVVRRVKTELQVPTFAYQVSGEYAMHKAAIMNGWLKEKETVLESLICFKRAGADGILTYFAKDVAEWLAEEHAEKAQYLRKK; this is encoded by the coding sequence GTGTCCGTATCCATTCAAGGTCAATTCCCAGGTCGTCGTCTACGCCGCATTCGTAAACACGATTTTAGTCGTCGTTTAGTCGCTGAAAACACATTATCAGTAGGCGATTTAATCTACCCAGTCTTTGTACTGATGGGGACTGGTCGCCGTGAGAAAGTAGATTCTATGCCTGGTATTGAACGTCTTTCTATCGATTTACTCATTGAAGAAGCTCAATATTTGGCAAACTTAGGTGTGCCAGCGTTGGCGCTGTTCCCTGTAGTGAATCAAGATGGCAAATCACTGGATGCGGCAGAAGCTTACAACCCTGAAGGTTTGGTACAACGTGCCGTGCGTGAGCTTAAAGCACATGTTCCTCAAATGGGGGTTATCACTGACGTTGCTCTTGACCCTTACACGACTCATGGTCAGGATGGCATCATCGATGAGACGGGTTATGTACTTAATGAAGAAACCACTGAAGTACTGATCAAACAAGCGCTGTCTCATGCTGCAGCGGGCGCGGATGTTGTTGCTCCATCCGATATGATGGATGGACGAATTGGTAAAATTCGCGAAGCGCTAGAAGAAGCGGGTCATATTTATACTCAAATCATGGCTTATTCTGCGAAATACGCTTCTTGCTACTATGGTCCTTTCCGTGATGCAGTTGGTTCGGCAGGCAACCTAAAAGGGGCAGATAAGAAAAACTACCAGATGGATCCGGCTAACAGTGATGAAGCCTTGCATGAAGTAGCAATGGACATCAATGAAGGGGCAGATATGGTGATGGTGAAACCAGGTATGCCATATTTGGACGTAGTTCGTCGTGTGAAAACTGAGTTGCAAGTACCGACGTTTGCTTACCAAGTGTCTGGTGAGTATGCGATGCACAAAGCGGCCATCATGAACGGTTGGTTAAAAGAGAAAGAAACGGTGTTGGAATCGTTGATTTGTTTTAAACGCGCAGGTGCCGATGGGATTTTGACCTATTTTGCAAAAGATGTAGCAGAATGGCTCGCTGAAGAACATGCTGAAAAAGCACAGTATTTACGTAAAAAATAA